A genomic window from Dioscorea cayenensis subsp. rotundata cultivar TDr96_F1 unplaced genomic scaffold, TDr96_F1_v2_PseudoChromosome.rev07_lg8_w22 25.fasta BLBR01000158.1, whole genome shotgun sequence includes:
- the LOC120253675 gene encoding ras-related protein Rab5A-like, with the protein MAMPSNKNKNAKLVLLGDVGAGKSSLVLRFVKGQFIEFQESTIGAAFFSQTVSVNDESVKFEIWDTAGQERYHSLAPMYYRGAAAAIIVYDLTNPASFTRAKKWVQELQAQGNANTIMALAGNKADMLEARKVTEEEAKTYAQENGLFFMETSAKTALNVNDIFYEIAKKLVQAQTVAPNPSGMILMDRPADQAPPRTSSCCA; encoded by the exons GTCCTGCTTGGAGATGTTGGAGCGGGAAAGTCTAGTCTGGTTTTACGCTTTGTAAAAGGACAATTTATTGAATTTCAG GAATCAACTATAGGTGCTGCCTTCTTCTCACAGACTGTATCAGTCAATGATGAATCTGTGAAGTTTGAAATCTGGGATACAGCAGGGCAGGAGAGGTACCACAGCTTAGCCCCTATGTACTACAGAGGTGCAGCAGCGGCCATAATTGTGTATGACCTGACCAATCCG GCTTCTTTTACCAGAGCAAAGAAATGGGTTCAAGAACTTCAAGCACAAG GCAATGCCAACACAATTATGGCCCTTGCTGGGAACAAAGCTGACATGTTGGAGGCTAGAAAAGTGACTGAAGAG GAAGCCAAAACCTATGCACAAGAGAATGGCTTATTCTTCATGGAAACTTCTGCAAAAACAGCCCTAAATGTCAATGATATATTCTATGAAATTG CCAAGAAACTAGTTCAGGCTCAAACGGTAGCGCCAAACCCTTCGGGCATGATTCTAATGGATAGACCCGCAGATCAAGCGCCGCCTAGGACTTCTTCATGCTGTGCATAG